A part of Penaeus vannamei isolate JL-2024 chromosome 1, ASM4276789v1, whole genome shotgun sequence genomic DNA contains:
- the LOC138862742 gene encoding uncharacterized protein: protein MRRDKVQFIRSLAKEVECHFLLNDFRPAYQTPTKLNSKPSSQVTAVRSASGQIVSDPVAVPERWDEYFVQLYQVDRPTVNLYAGSVEIPLPGPPISEDPPSLTEVKGAISKLKSREAAGICGIPTELLKAGGEPMARKVHAVLAAIWQSGTIPSDLLRDVVIPLWKGKGGQWDCYNHRGITLLSIPSKVLRRIRDQRLEQSEFPPGKSTINRTMVLQVIAERRREFGRGLLAAYIDLKAFDTIWEILRL, encoded by the coding sequence ATGAGAAGGGACAAggtacagtttattaggagtcttgcaaagGAGGTCGAATGCCATTTCTTACTAAATGACTTTCGTCCGGCCTACCAAACCCCGacaaagctgaactccaagccctcttcacaagtgactgcagtccgctcagcaagtggccagattgtctcagatcctgttgcggtgccgGAGCGTTGGGATGAGTATTTTgtgcagttgtaccaggttgatcgaccaacagttaacttgtatgccggtagtgtcgagattccattgccgggcccacccatcagtgaggatccaccctccctaacagaAGTTAAGGGGGCAATTTCCAAACTGAAGAGTCgtgaagcagcgggtatctgcggcatcccaactgaactgttaaaggctggtggtgaacctatggcacggaaGGTGCATGCAgtcttggctgccatctggcagtctggtaccattccctctgaccttttgagggatgtggtcatccctctctggaaggggaagggaggccaaTGGGACTGCTACAATCacagaggcatcacactgctcagtattccAAGCAaggttctgagacgtatcagagaccagaGGTTGGAGCAATCTGAATTccctcctggtaagtccacaataaaccGTACCATGGTGCTTCAAGTCATTgcagagcgccgccgtgagttcgggcgtgggctgcttgcagcctacattgaccttaaGGCGTTTGATACGATATGGGAGATCCTTAGATTGTga